The Chlorocebus sabaeus isolate Y175 chromosome 16, mChlSab1.0.hap1, whole genome shotgun sequence genome window below encodes:
- the SLC6A4 gene encoding sodium-dependent serotonin transporter, whose amino-acid sequence METTPLNSQKQLSACKDGEDCQENGVLQKVVPTPGDKVESGQISNGYSAVPSPGAGDDTRHSIPAATTTLVAELHQGERETWGKKVDFLLSVIGYAVDLGNVWRFPYICYQNGGGAFLLPYTIMAIFGGIPLFYMELALGQYHRNGCISIWRKICPIFKGIGYAICIIAFYIASYYNTIMAWALYYLISSFTDQLPWTSCKNSWNTGNCTNYFSEDNITWTLHSTSPAEEFYTRHVLQIHRSKGLQDLGGISWQLALCIMLIFTVIYFSIWKGVKTSGKVVWVTATFPYIILSVLLVRGATLPGAWRGVLFYLKPNWQKLLETGVWIDAAAQIFFSLGPGFGVLLAFASYNKFNNNCYQDALVTSVVNCMTSFVSGFVIFTVLGYMAEMRNEDVSEVAKDAGPSLLFITYAEAIANMPASTFFAIIFFLMLITLGLDSTFAGLEGVITAVLDEFPHIWAKRREWFVLAVVITCFFGSLVTLTFGGAYVVKLLEEYATGPAVLTVALIEAVAVSWFYGITQFCRDVKEMLGFSPGWFWRICWVAISPLFLLFIICSFLMSPPQLRLFQYNYPHWSIILGYCIGTSSFVCIPTYIAYRLISTPGTFKERIIKSITPETPTEVPCGDIRLNAV is encoded by the exons ATGGAGACCACGCCCTTAAATTCTCAGAAGCAGCTCTCAGCATGTAAGGATGGAGAAGACTGTCAGGAAAATGGAGTTCTACAGAAGGTTGTTCCCACCCCAGGGGACAAAGTGGAGTCCGGGCAAATATCCAATGGATACTCAGCAGTTCCAAGTCCTGGTGCGGGAGACGATACGCGGCACTCTATCCCGGCGGCCACCACCACCCTAGTGGCTGAGCTTCATCAAGGGGAACGGGAGACCTGGGGCAAGAAGGTGGATTTCCTCCTCTCAGTCATTGGCTATGCTGTGGACCTGGGCAATGTCTGGCGCTTCCCCTACATATGTTACCAGAATGGAGGAG GGGCATTCCTCCTCCCCTACACCATCATGGCCATTTTTGGGGGAATCCCGCTCTTTTACATGGAGCTCGCGCTGGGACAGTACCACCGAAACGGATGCATTTCAATATGGAGGAAAATCTGCCCGATTTTCAAAG GGATTGGTTATGCCATCTGCATCATTGCCTTTTACATTGCCTCCTACTACAACACCATCATGGCCTGGGCGCTATACTACCTCATCTCCTCCTTCACGGACCAGCTGCCCTGGACCAGCTGCAAGAACTCCTGGAACACTGGCAACTGCACCAATTACTTCTCTGAGGACAACATCACCTGGACCCTCCATTCCACCTCCCCAGCTGAAGAATTTTACAC GCGCCACGTCCTGCAGATCCACCGGTCTAAGGGGCTCCAGGACCTGGGGGGCATCAGCTGGCAGCTGGCCCTCTGCATCATGCTGATCTTCACTGTTATCTACTTCAGCATCTGGAAAGGCGTCAAGACCTCTGGCAAG GTGGTGTGGGTGACAGCCACCTTCCCTTATATCATCCTTTCTGTCCTGCTGGTGAGGGGTGCCACCCTCCCTGGAGCCTGGAGGGGTGTTCTCTTCTACTTGAAACCCAACTGGCAGAAACTCCTAGAGACAGGG GTGTGGATAGATGCAGCTGCTCAGATCTTCTTCTCTCTTGGTCCGGGCTTTGGGGTCCTGCTGGCTTTTGCTAGCTACAACAAGTTCAACAACAACTGCTACCA AGATGCCCTGGTGACCAGCGTGGTGAACTGCATGACGAGCTTCGTTTCGGGATTTGTCATCTTCACGGTGCTCGGTTACATGGCTGAGATGAGGAATGAAGATGTGTCTGAGGTGGCCAAAGATGCAG GTCCCAGCCTCCTCTTCATCACGTATGCAGAAGCGATAGCCAACATGCCAGCGTCTACTTTCTTTGCCATCATCTTCTTTCTGATGTTAATCACGCTGGGCTTGGACAGCACG TTTGCAGGCTTGGAGGGGGTGATCACAGCTGTGCTGGATGAGTTCCCACACATCTGGGCCAAGCGCCGGGAGTGGTTTGTGCTCGCCGTGGTCATCACCTGCTTCTTTGGATCCCTGGTCACCCTGACTTTT GGAGGGGCCTACGTGGTGAAGCTGCTGGAGGAGTACGCCACGGGGCCTGCAGTGCTCACTGTCGCGCTGATCGAGGCAGTCGCTGTGTCTTGGTTCTATG GCATCACTCAGTTCTGCAGGGACGTGAAGGAAATGCTGGGCTTCAGCCCGGGCTGGTTCTGGAGGATCTGCTGGGTGGCCATCAGCCCTCTGTTTCTCCTG TTCATCATTTGCAGTTTTCTGATGAGCCCGCCACAGCTACGACTTTTCCAATATAATTATCCCCACTGGAGTATCATCTTGGGTTACTGCATAGGAACCTCATCTTTCGTCTGCATCCCCACATACATAGCTTATCGGCTGATCAGCACTCCAGGGACATTTAAGGAG CGTATTATTAAAAGTATCACCCCAGAAACACCAACAGAAGTTCCTTGTGGGGACATCCGCTTGAATGCTGTGTAA